One part of the Tolypothrix sp. NIES-4075 genome encodes these proteins:
- the gatC gene encoding Asp-tRNA(Asn)/Glu-tRNA(Gln) amidotransferase subunit GatC — protein sequence MIDREQVRKVALLARLELTPEEEEQFTTQLGNILDYVQQLDELDVSNVAPTTRAIDVSNVTREDELQPYSDREAILNSAPEQEGEFFKVPKIMNVE from the coding sequence ATGATTGACCGTGAGCAAGTTCGTAAAGTAGCTCTTCTGGCTCGTTTAGAGTTGACACCTGAAGAAGAAGAGCAATTCACCACTCAGTTGGGAAATATTCTGGATTATGTTCAACAGCTAGATGAACTCGATGTCAGCAATGTTGCACCAACAACACGCGCTATTGATGTCAGCAACGTCACACGAGAAGATGAATTGCAACCCTATTCTGATAGAGAAGCTATTCTCAACAGTGCCCCAGAACAGGAAGGCGAATTTTTCAAAGTGCCAAAAATTATGAATGTTGAATAG
- a CDS encoding ribosomal maturation YjgA family protein — MRRSYRQYAFAPIILSLLIVVPMGFLFKYYTGLAHKWFNDYGAAVLYEIFWCLFAFLFARSRRFIQQIPLWVFVITCILEFLQLWHPPFLTEIRATLIGKWLLGTTFAWWDFPHYLLGCVLGWLWLRQLQKIGNAQKSQS; from the coding sequence ATGAGACGCTCTTATCGACAATATGCGTTTGCCCCGATCATCCTTTCTTTGCTCATCGTTGTACCGATGGGCTTTTTATTTAAGTACTACACGGGTCTTGCTCATAAATGGTTTAATGATTACGGAGCCGCTGTATTGTATGAAATATTTTGGTGCTTGTTCGCCTTTTTGTTCGCGAGAAGTCGCCGATTTATACAACAAATTCCTCTATGGGTTTTTGTTATTACCTGTATACTAGAATTTTTACAACTTTGGCATCCCCCTTTCTTGACAGAAATTCGCGCCACTTTAATAGGTAAATGGTTACTTGGGACTACCTTTGCTTGGTGGGATTTTCCTCATTATTTGTTAGGTTGTGTTTTAGGTTGGTTGTGGCTACGACAATTACAGAAAATAGGCAATGCACAAAAAAGTCAAAGTTAA
- a CDS encoding glutathione S-transferase family protein, with product MEPLQLYDFLPSGNGYKIRLLLTQLGIPFERVEVNITKGETRSPEFLSKNPNGKIPVLEIEPGKYLSESNAIMVYLSEGTEFLPYDRFLRAQVLQWLFFEQYSHEPFIATPRYWISVLGKAEQYKDALEEKHKGGYAALSLMEEHLKSHTFFVAERYTIADICLFAYTHVAHEGGFDLSRFPHIKAWIERVKAESRYISITQEL from the coding sequence ATGGAACCACTCCAGTTGTACGATTTTTTACCTTCTGGTAATGGCTATAAGATACGTCTTTTATTGACACAACTTGGCATTCCCTTTGAGAGAGTAGAGGTTAACATCACTAAAGGTGAGACGCGATCGCCAGAATTTTTAAGTAAAAATCCAAACGGCAAGATTCCAGTTTTGGAAATTGAACCAGGGAAATATTTGTCAGAGTCAAATGCCATCATGGTTTACCTGAGCGAAGGAACAGAGTTTTTACCTTACGATCGCTTCTTGCGAGCGCAAGTACTGCAATGGCTATTTTTTGAACAGTACAGTCATGAACCTTTTATCGCTACCCCCAGATACTGGATTTCTGTTTTAGGTAAAGCTGAACAATATAAAGATGCCTTAGAAGAAAAACATAAAGGTGGATACGCGGCACTTAGCTTGATGGAAGAACATTTAAAGTCTCACACTTTCTTTGTTGCCGAGCGTTATACCATTGCTGATATCTGTTTATTTGCATACACTCATGTAGCTCATGAAGGTGGGTTTGATTTGTCAAGATTTCCCCATATCAAAGCTTGGATAGAACGAGTCAAAGCCGAATCTCGATACATCAGCATTACTCAAGAATTATAA
- a CDS encoding SOS response-associated peptidase: MCGRFTLKQPAEAIAAVLASASANNQTFEVEKLPELSAQYNIAPTQMVATVLHNCESDKREFHFLRWGLIPSWAKDISMGAKLINARAETVAEKPAFRSAFKRRRCLVLADGFYEWQRINGKKQPFYFRLQDGQPFCFAGLWEQWESPEKEKITSCTILTTVANEVLKPIHDRMPVVLDKKYYDLWLDPQVQKPEALQEALHPYPASAMTAYPVSTLVNNPKYNNADCINSV; the protein is encoded by the coding sequence ATGTGTGGAAGATTTACTTTAAAGCAGCCGGCAGAAGCAATTGCCGCTGTGCTGGCTTCTGCCTCGGCAAATAACCAAACTTTTGAGGTAGAAAAACTGCCAGAATTGTCAGCGCAATATAACATTGCACCTACGCAAATGGTGGCAACAGTGTTACACAACTGTGAAAGCGACAAGCGAGAATTTCACTTCTTACGTTGGGGGTTAATTCCTTCATGGGCAAAAGACATCAGCATGGGGGCAAAGCTGATCAACGCTAGGGCAGAAACTGTCGCAGAAAAACCCGCTTTTCGTTCAGCTTTCAAACGCCGGCGTTGTTTGGTCTTGGCAGATGGCTTTTATGAATGGCAGCGTATAAACGGTAAAAAGCAGCCTTTTTACTTTCGTCTGCAAGATGGACAACCTTTTTGCTTTGCTGGGTTGTGGGAGCAGTGGGAATCTCCAGAAAAAGAGAAAATAACCTCGTGTACAATTTTGACTACCGTTGCTAACGAAGTATTAAAACCAATCCACGACCGAATGCCTGTAGTTCTCGATAAGAAATATTACGATTTGTGGTTAGATCCACAAGTGCAAAAGCCGGAAGCATTACAAGAAGCATTGCATCCCTATCCAGCTAGCGCTATGACTGCTTATCCAGTCAGCACTTTGGTGAACAACCCCAAATACAATAATGCAGATTGTATAAATTCAGTCTAA
- a CDS encoding glutathione S-transferase family protein, with protein sequence MGLGILKDGKWISQREQEDSEGKFVRPSTTFRNKITADGSSGFKAESGRYHLYISWACPWACRTAIMRSLKGLEDAIGLSVVAAEIHENSWEFSDEPGSIADTVNNTNYLWQIYLKADSNYSGRVTVPVLWDTQTGTIVNNESREIMRMFDTEFNAFAKQNVNFYPEALQKVIDETIDAIYQPINNGVYRAGFATSQSAYDEAVTELFTELDRWEKVLGKQRYLCGDQITEADWCMFTTLFRFDAVYYVHFKCNLQRIVDYPNLWNYLKDLYQQPGVKETCNLDHIKRHYYISHPNVNPTQIVPLGPRIDFDAPHNRDRAYAVSTKV encoded by the coding sequence ATGGGTTTGGGAATCCTCAAAGATGGTAAGTGGATATCACAAAGGGAACAAGAAGACTCAGAAGGTAAATTTGTCCGTCCCTCAACCACTTTCCGCAATAAAATTACTGCCGATGGTTCGAGTGGGTTTAAAGCGGAATCTGGGCGCTATCATCTTTATATCTCTTGGGCTTGTCCTTGGGCTTGTCGTACCGCGATTATGCGATCGCTCAAAGGATTAGAAGATGCTATAGGCTTATCGGTGGTTGCTGCGGAAATTCACGAAAATAGCTGGGAATTCTCAGATGAACCAGGAAGCATTGCCGATACAGTCAACAACACAAACTATCTTTGGCAAATTTATCTCAAAGCTGACTCTAATTACAGTGGACGAGTCACAGTCCCAGTTTTATGGGATACACAGACTGGGACAATTGTCAATAATGAGTCCCGCGAAATTATGCGGATGTTCGATACAGAATTTAATGCCTTTGCCAAACAGAATGTAAATTTTTATCCGGAAGCTTTACAAAAAGTTATTGACGAGACTATTGACGCAATTTACCAACCAATCAATAACGGTGTGTATCGGGCAGGATTTGCCACTTCTCAGTCAGCTTACGATGAAGCGGTCACAGAATTATTTACAGAACTTGACCGTTGGGAAAAAGTTTTAGGAAAGCAACGTTATCTGTGTGGGGATCAAATTACGGAAGCGGATTGGTGTATGTTTACCACTTTGTTTCGCTTCGATGCTGTGTATTACGTCCACTTCAAATGTAACTTACAGCGAATTGTCGATTATCCCAATTTGTGGAATTATCTCAAAGACCTTTACCAACAGCCGGGAGTTAAGGAAACTTGCAACCTTGACCACATCAAACGGCATTATTATATCAGCCATCCCAACGTTAACCCGACTCAGATTGTACCATTAGGACCAAGAATTGATTTTGATGCACCCCATAACCGCGATCGCGCTTATGCTGTCTCTACCAAAGTTTGA
- a CDS encoding DUF167 domain-containing protein encodes MHKKVKVKPNSKQQKIEEQPDGSLTVHLKSPPVDGKANEELIKLLSDKFDVPKSYIRIKSGLSSGQKLVEIDKED; translated from the coding sequence ATGCACAAAAAAGTCAAAGTTAAACCTAATTCCAAACAGCAAAAAATTGAAGAACAACCTGATGGCAGTCTTACTGTACATTTAAAATCACCGCCTGTTGATGGTAAGGCGAATGAAGAGTTAATTAAACTGTTATCAGACAAGTTTGATGTCCCGAAATCTTATATCAGAATTAAGTCGGGTTTATCCTCAGGGCAAAAGTTAGTTGAGATTGATAAAGAAGATTAA
- a CDS encoding photosystem I assembly protein Ycf3, with translation MPRTQKNDNFIDKSFTVMADIILKMLPTNKKAKEAFVYYRDGMSAQADGEYAEALDYYTEALTLEEDSYDRSYILYNMGLIYASNGDHDKALELYHEAIELNPRLPQALNNIAVIYHFKGEKAKEAGDHDGGEALFDQASDYWIRAIRLAPNNYIEAQNWLKTTGRSQIDVFF, from the coding sequence ATGCCAAGAACCCAGAAGAACGATAATTTTATTGACAAGTCCTTTACGGTGATGGCAGATATCATCTTAAAGATGCTGCCAACCAACAAAAAAGCTAAAGAAGCTTTTGTCTATTACCGAGATGGAATGTCAGCGCAGGCAGATGGGGAATATGCCGAAGCCTTGGATTACTATACTGAAGCCCTAACATTAGAGGAAGATTCCTACGATCGCAGTTATATCCTCTACAATATGGGGCTAATTTACGCCAGTAACGGCGACCATGACAAGGCTTTGGAGTTGTATCATGAAGCAATTGAGTTAAACCCACGTTTACCCCAAGCTTTGAACAATATCGCCGTGATTTACCATTTTAAAGGCGAAAAAGCCAAAGAAGCTGGCGATCACGACGGTGGTGAAGCACTGTTCGATCAAGCCAGTGATTATTGGATTAGAGCGATTCGTTTGGCTCCCAATAACTACATTGAAGCTCAAAACTGGCTGAAAACCACCGGGCGATCGCAAATCGACGTATTCTTCTAA